The genomic DNA gaaaggaagtaatttaGTCTATTTTGAAAGTATGTTCTGTCCCAAACAGATGAATTGCATATGTTCATGCCAATCctcacaaaaaggaaatatacaTATAGCTTTACATTAGAGAATAAAGTCAGCCTAAATGTCACACCAGGCTATTTCATTCCATCAGCTTGTATTTAAGAGCTTTCATATCTACTTTGAACAAAGTTCCCCTGCCTCTCTTATATCATGTAAATTATTTAAGTATGTAAGTCTTaagcattttccatttattGCCTTCAGCTCCCACTTCACCATCCTTTCTGACTTCACAATTAGTAAATAGATACTGAAATACATAAGTACATAGAGAACTACAATTTCAAAGCGTTTGACATCACAAGCTGCTCACTAGAGTAAAAACGGAGTTAAAAGGCACttataaaagtaataaaaaattaataccaAAACCCATCAGTACCAATTAGCAGATAATGTATGCAGCCTAATTCAAAGATTAATACAGAACTTCAAAATAATGGTCAAGTTATGTAGACATGATCCCAGTGGCATAACCCCAGCTACGAGAACTGCTACAGTTGCAGATGTAGGCAGGCACTGCCACCAGCATGAGTATTCTACATCAGTTTTCTTCTAAATTGTATAGAAACTGGTATAAAATATTATGTCTGCATTTTACAGgaattaaaacaagaaaaaaaaacacataccATACTTGTAATTTTTGAAAGGAGGAGGAAGTCCTGTTCTTGAAGGCacatctattaaaataaaagcaccaAGTTAAAACAAAGCTGTCCTTTTTATTtctagtattttattttccattattttatgCATGCATCCTGGACATCCTTTAcatcaaaataaaaccacaacACAGGAGACCTGTTTGAGCATCAAATACCTTGGCTCAGATTCTATAGTTACTCCATATCTTATTAACTTCATTTGAGCATGAAGTCCCTCTGAACAAAACAACCCATGAGGACAGTGAGTCAATGCAATTAGGATATGATCACTGGAGTCTGATCCTTTAGAAATCTTCCAGGAACATCCTGTTAATGGTTTGCACAGCATCTCTCTCTACCTTAAACAAACAGCTGACAACTGTCATTCCTAACTGAATTGTTCAGTAAACACAGACATGCAAACCAGCCACAAAAAGGAAGCCAAACTATAGAAAATTAACTCTTTAGCCACACGCAGGACACAGCCCATAAGCAACTGCAAGAACGGTAACACTTTCCCTGGTGCCAGTGTTCCCAGTGATACCCAGGCATTTAACAAGGGCCTTGGGAGGCCCAGCCGCTTGCAGGGTGCTTGGCAGCAAGGCACCTGAAACCATAATTTCATCAGTAGTTTAACAATTTATCTCAAACTCCCCTTCAAAACAGATTACAGTAAAGGAAGGAACACAGCTCCTTTTGGACCAGGAACAGCACTATCCATCAATCTGTGGAATGAGGTTCCAGAAAGTCATGTTCAAGACACTAGCTCAAATACACATTTGAGACACTCGTCTCAAATAACAGCGAGTTGCAATGCTGTACACatcaaaagcaaatttcttagcattgttttttattttattcttcatcACAGCAGCTGTACCATATGTTCTAAAAGTGCTTGTAGTTTTCTAAAAGCACCCTAAGATCTTGCCATGCCTATCACTGTCTAGAGGCATGGAAGTTGCTGAAAACACAATACAGCTGTAAGGCCCAGGGCAATGTCCTAGGAGTTGCTCAAACGTTATCAGCTATAACAGTTCGAGACTTGTTTAAGCTGGCTTCatgcaaaaaaatcaaattatgtTATTCTGCACTCTTTGAATGTCTCCACTTTGGTGTGGAGAAATACACCTGCACGATTAGGGTAACACCCTAACTTCTGAGTCCCTGTGTGGGCTGGTCTACGTTAATTAACTTTTAGATACACTGTCACTTTCAACCAGGCTACTAAAACACAAAGCTCAAGATGGAGACAGAAACTTAGAAGCAAACATGCACAGTGAGACCTCACATTGtcaaaaacaatttttcaagATCCTCTCGTCTCACAAATAGCAAACAGACTTGCGTTCCCACATTCCACATATTGGTGTAGTTCCTAAGGATCAAAGGCTCTCTAAATTCTATTAATTTACTCCTGTTAATTTATGAATAGCTGCCTGACAGCACCACTCAAGGAGCCTGAGGCGCTGAGCCAAATGCATCAATGCCCTTGTCTCTTTTTGACTAAACATGGGGCTTTGGGCAGGGGAAGCAGCCATCCCAAATTTAGGTATGGCACACTGACCATGGAAGCTCTTATTTACTCCAGACCTCTAATCCAAGGGAGGAGAGTACACAGGGGATGTAAACACAGATCTGGCATCTCTACCAAAGCCACAGAATTCCCATTCATTTGCTCCCCTCCACTTTCTTGTACAGAGACACCAACACATGGGACTGAAGTGAATAAATACAACAACTGCTCCTTACCCTTCTGCACAAAAGTAATGAACTGCTTCACTGTCTGATCCAAGTTAACTTCATGATATACCACAGGTCTGAAGTTCCGGTGTTCAAAAGAGCGAACAAGACGGACTGTGATGGTTGAGTGTTCTGCTGACATGAGAATTAATTCTGAATAACCTGGAAAACATTAAAGAGAGGAATTATTGCCTTTCCTCTGTGTATGAGCCCAGCTAGAAAACAAGGTGCAGGTGGGCCTCATGCAAAGATTAAAACACAGTGAGAAATTCAATGGTGTTATGTCTTCCAGGATTTAACTTCTATTATTTCTACAGAAGCAGTAACAGGATTTCAAACCAAACAGGGTTACCTAGGATATTATTGATACTGCACACCAAACAATCCAGTATTTGTACCTGTGCTGTGTACTACAGCACCGGACTCCCTactaaacacacaaaaatgttaTGGATAAATGCAGGTATGTCATTTGGGTTTTAAGTGACTGAAATTTTACCCACTGGGTGAGTAACCTTGTGCTCTAAAAGAATGTACAAACATgaacaaaatcaaaacctttttaATATACTTACGTCGTAGAGAACATAATACCCTGAAAAATGCCTAAGCTGTTACACAATGCTCATTTTCACCTCCCTACAGAAAGTGGAAAAACCTCCCCCACATACACATGCAAATAATTCTCCTGGTATACTACTACATAATTAAGgggtttaatttaatttataataGTAAGTCTTTAGAATGGCTCTACAGGGCTTATAACAGAGAGCAAAACCTACAACAGAATCACCTTATCAACCCAAGCCCCTCTTCAAACGAGCGCACGTGTTGTTCAGTTGGGTTCTTTCTCgccaaaggaaaacaagctaTTTCCTACTCCGACAATCTTCTCTATTGCTGGTGCTGGGTATTCCTCAACAACCTTGCTTTCTGGTCACACACTAaactgctgtggctgctgcagcaATGAACAAAGACTGCAGTCTAACTGCTgccacagcagccagaggaacAGCACGACCTCTGCATCTCCTATCCCTTAGCAGCCGTTTCAATCACCACTTCCAGTCCCACAAGGGATTCTCTTGCCTATTCATCCCTTGGGGGGGGAGGAGTGTTATGcgggtttttttgccttttctgtcaTGAGGGGAAATTATTTAAGTGCCCCACCATCATGCAGGTATCCAGGTACCTCCCAGTCCTCGCTACATTTGTCCTAGCTGCATCCTGGCAAAGTAAACCagcaatattttcttcaaataccTTCTGCAGAATGGGGACACAGACCTTCCACATCACAACGCAACTTGTTTTTACATCCCCTTGGTTAATAATTCACAGAGCTCTAATTCCATTTTCACGGTAAATAAGCTGTGATACACAAATAAACGATGACAGTCTAGAAAAGCATACTCCTCTACACCTGAAAACAACTAAATTTGTATTAAACAGCAAAGACAGATGTTTTCTTGATGCTATTCCACATGGGCTTGAGATCTGGAGGGCACAGTGCAGAGTAAAGAAAGGGGACAGCGTTCAATTCACTTTCTCCTGAGCAGCGTGGAAGAACATTGTAGGAATACAGACCGGGGAGCACAAACGGTTAGAAATGGACGATTTTCACATTTACTGGACAGACCCAGCAGACTGATCCCACCTAGGGCTGGGACCAGGTGCTACCCAGCGCCTCACTCAGGGGCAACATGGCAGATTCTCCTCAGGGCGCTGCCCGGAGCAGAGAGGCTGATGGTCAGTATCTCTTGTGAGGAGGAACCTCCCCCGGACCTGCCCGGCTCCTGCCTGCCGGCAGCAGCACCAAGGCCCGCAGCGGagcgccgcccgccccagcACATCTCCCCAAAACCGAGCGCCCTCCCCTCAGCCCTCAGACCGCCCCCGCCCCACCCGAAGGGACCGTTAGTGGCCCTCGACCTTACTACCGACTCCCCAGCCGACACTTCCGCGTCTCTCTCCCCGCCCCGCCTCACACAGTCCCACCAATCACTTCCTTTCGGTGCCACCCACTGCACCGAGGGATTGGCTGAGACGCTCCCTGTTCCCGCCCCCTCTTCTCTCTTCGGGGCTGGGCGGGGCTCTAGGCGACCACGCCCCCGAGCCCCCACTTCGTTGGGTAACGTCCAAGGCTCACCCTCAAGCTGACGAGCGTcgcgccccgcccccccaaGCCCGCCCATCCCTCGCCGCCTCCGTATTGGTCCTTTGCCTGGATTCTCCCCGCCCCCAGCAGGCGCCGATTGGCGCCGTGTTGCCCGTGGCGCTGGGATTGGCCAGCGGGCGCTCTGGCGAGGGGTGAAGCGGCTGAGCGGCGGGGGTGGCGCGGCAGACGCCGGGGGGGTTGGCATCGAGTGGGGCTCGTCGCCATGTCTGAGGTATGGGCTGCGCTGggcggggggctctggggaACGGCGGGCCGGTGggttcctctttcttccccccccggctccccacCCCGTTTGGTGGCGGCAGCAGCCTGCGAGTACTCACCCCCGCCCTGGGGTCTTTCCCCCCCCCCGTAGGCCGCGTTCCAGAAGGCCGCCGAGGAGGTGAAGCAGCTCAAGTCCCAACCCACGGACCAGGAGATGCTCGACGTCTATAGCCACTACAAACAGGCCACGGTGGGCGACGTGAACACGGGTAGGTACCGCCCCGGTCCcccgccgggcggggggcgccgccCACGGGCGTGGGGCGCTGCAGTTGCGGCCggaggctgggctggaggcGCTTTGGGAAGTAAAACCTCTCCCCTCTTGCGTTCCTCGCTTTGTGCAATCCCGCGGTTTAGCAAAAATGACTCAATACTGACTTGGCATGGATTTATACAGAGGCAGGCATAAGCTGACCTGATAAGGGTTTGTGCAACTTGCGGTTTTTAGATTAACCCAGCTGCAGTCATCTAAATAGTATAGCAATGGTCTGAGAATCCTTTGTGTTAGCTGTGTGCAAATAttgggtttgggatttttggaGACCTCTATCAGTAAGTAGCTGCCTAGGTCAAGGGATGCTGCTTTAGTGCAAGCACTTCTTAGTTAAACAGGCTTTAACAGCAAGGCAAACTGTTCAAGTGTGGAAATGCAATACTTAGGGGAGGCGTTTTGTTTAAACTGGATTGGTTACTAAAAATAGTACTGGAAAGCCAAAACAGAAGACAATGCCACAGATGTGTGTAACAGGAAAAACTTCTATAGGAGCTGCAATTAAATATCACATCTTGGAAGGACTGTAGCAGAAATATCTCTGCAGGTACACGATGCAAAATCTCTCCTGCTACTTCTGTTGCTACACTTCTGTTACTGGCAGCTCAGCTTAGGAATAACATTTAGAATGAAGCCTGTCTACTGACCTTGTGTAACACTTGAGTAACTagaattagaaaggaaaaaggtcGTTTGTTTGGAGCACTGGCCTCCTGACCCAGTTGCTGGTGAAGTTTATTGGGTGTTGATTGAATTCAAAGCTGGCAGTGAAGTGTGCAGGAAATGGTAAGCATGGGTGCTTGCAGTCTCTTTTTCCCAAGATGGGAAGCATGGAGGCAGAAAAGAACTGACCTTGGTTTTAAGATATGATCCTTTTGGTGTGGCTGGACCTTAGCATAATTAATGTTGGCCAAGGCAAAATGGTGCTATGGAACTCTTAATATACCGACATTTCTGTAAGTCACTGCATTGTTGTGAAGCGGTAGCTAACAGGAGTTGGCTAGAAAAGCAATCTGTGTAAGAGAGAGCtaataggtttttttgttggagAGAAGTGGAGCTGCCAACTAGCTCTGCGGGTCATATTGCCATGTGAGCAGCGCAAGGGTATTTTTGTGGCTAATGTACAGGCTACTGTCCAGTTCCATTTGTTAATCCTGAGTTGTCTTTAAGGAGACAGGGGAAGTAAAAACACAGAGGGGGCTTTATGTGAAGAATAAACATACACACACCCATATCTCATTCATTTCTTCTCGTGTTTGGCTACAATGTGGCCTGTAATGAAGTGAGTTAGAATTCAGTGCTTATACCCCTAGATGACAGAGCAAATGAAGAGCTATGTATTAGAAACATACCATTAACTTGATGATAATGAGTTCTAACCTGTATGCTCTTAGCTTTTGAGTTCATGTCTCTGCGTGTAATGGACCTTAGGgcatttctgatttattttagagCTGATTATGTTCTTTAATCGGATAGCTGTCATGCAACAGCAGTCTCTTCATAAAGTACGATAAAACCAAGTCACACTATTTGGTGCTCTTCTGCTCAAATGCTGCTGTATTAAGCGAACTTGACAGAGAATTTCTCTGTTGCCACCAATAGCATTCTAACATGCTCCCTTCAGCATCAGAGGTGATCTCTTGACTACAGGTTAGTAAGAGCTGCAGAGGCGAACCACCGTATTTTATCGTAGTTAAGAGCTAAATAGTCTTCAGGAAAGGAGCAGGTATTACCTACACCCAGACAACACAGAATAATTCTGGTGCTTATCCTGTGTCTCTCAGACCGCCCTGGTATGCTGGACTTCAAAGGCAAAGCAAAGTGGGATGCCTGGAATGCATTGAAAGGTAAGTGtctgcttaaaaaataaaaattaataaataaaaccacaggCAAACGAGTCAGAAGAGCCTATGTGGTtcagcaagaaataaaacagcGTTGTCTTATAGAACGAGTTCTAGGAGTTCAGAATGCTGTGGTAATAAACTCTTACTCTTGATTACTTCTGCAAGGCAGAAGTAATCCTGGAAAATATAGCCTGTGTGAAAAGGAATAAAGGTGCAAAATTCCCAGCTGGCCCAAGATGTTACACAAAGGAGAActgtagcagcagcagaaacctAAATCTCTGTTTTCCAGGTCCCAGCCTAGTATTCCAGAGGCTGAGCTTTCTCCAGTTGTTGTGTTTCTTCTAAAGCTTTCCTAACTGGAAGATGCAATTGAGCTCTTGGCTCTAAATGAGGAGCCAAACAAATGGTCTAATCTAtgaaaatgggatttttctggtgttttaaGGAGCCAGCACTACATCTAAATGCAGTCTAAGTTGATGGAATAGCTTTCCTGTAATAATTGTGAATGGCTATAATAGAACTAATAGCTGTTTAGTTGCTGTTTATACAAATGTAACTTTGGTTCGAAACACTGTTTTCTTATGACTGCTGAATGCCTTTGTTTAAAACTTTAATACTAGATTCACAGCCAAGTGACATTCTTAGCTTCTTTGCTCTCTGGTAGCGTGCAGCTATGTGCTATAGCAAGGAATTGTGACTTGCATGCAAAAGGTATCTTCATCTGGAAAAGGCATCTGACTGCTTCCTGTGTTATGTCTTTCAGGAATGTCCAAAGAAGATGCAATGAAAGCTTACGTAGCAAAAGTGGAAGAACTGAAGGGCAAATATGGCATCTGAGGACTGGCGATAGCAGCCACTTGCACACCTGAAACATGCCTTATTTCTAATACTGTGGAAAACTGATTTctgagaataattttaaatacctAGTATATTACAGTTGGTTTTCCTCATGCCTGTGGTTCAGGGGAAGTTGTGTACCCGCCTAATGTACTGACACGTTATAAATTCCTTCTGGGAATGAAATCTGGAACTCATTAAAGTGGGTTTGGTACTTTAGCTGTTGTGATGGTCTTCCCTTAAAGATTATTCTGAGCTCATCTCTTAACTGCCCTGTTGCAGCTGTCAGACGCTTCGGAAGGCGCAGGCGAACCTCTCCAGTCCTTGTGCCACTAGAGGGGGCTCAGTAATCTGCGTTTCGTGCAGTGCGGACTTGTCCAAACCAATCTGGTGATGTCTGATACTGCTTTGCCTTGTCTCTCATGTAGATGAGTGGCAACCCACAAAAGCTGGAGCACCACAAAGATTACATCGTGAAGAGGCTAGTTCTAATGCTGTGTATACCACGAACAAGGTGCTTGATATTTGTTGCCTGGGGCTTTCAGAGATTTAGTCAACAATTGCCAAGTCTTCACTTCTTGAAGACGTTATTCCCCATGAACAATGTCAGGGTTCTGGAGAGAAGGCAAATACTCAGCAGCTGAACACAAAACCTTCCTTGTGAAAGAAAAGGTTCTGCAGACAGCAGAGTTGTTCATGCCCTTGCTACTATACTGCTGTAAATAGAAAGCGCTGGTGGTGCTGTGTACTGAGGCTACAGTGAGGGGTGAATCAAATATAGATTGGCTTAACACAAGGCtgttcaaacagaaaaacttttaGAGTGATCATCAGCAAAAGTTTTACACAAAATGCACAGTTGTGACCATCTGTAGTAGGCCTTTAGTTATTTCTGTCTGTCTAGCATAGTCTGTTAGAGTTGCTGAGGCAAGAAAGGgagtatttgcttttaaaatgtggcaCTGAACTATTCCAGCATAGAGTATGTGAGAATAAAGTCACAACCTTATAAAGGAATAAGGCATTCTAATTTCTGTGGTACCGATTAGCATCTGAGCAGGTGAGGACTTCACATCAAACTGCCTTCAGATAAGCAATTGATTTATAGAAATACATAGGGGTGAAAACTATCATTACACATCTGTCTAAGTAAACACATAGTTCTGTACCAAGTTACACAGGCTTTGCTGTGTGTAGTATCTTAACTTGTATTTTCTTACACTGGTAAGAGATGGAGGTAACTTTACCTCACATGCTTTCAAAAATTATAACTTCCCATTTGCTGCTGTTAATGGAAAAAGCTCATGGAGCTACTTGTTCACCCTTGAAACTGTGTTAGGATAAAGAAGGGTTTGTTCCCTGTTCTCATAAGGAAAGGTTGCTTGTTCTTATGGATAAGTAATATAAGCATTTGGCTTTTTTACCTCCTTTTGTATTGTCTGTTAGTTATTTGAGATAGTGTTGATTACATTCACCTTGCAAAAGAAGAGTAAGAGCAGATGTTCAGGATAAGAGATTATTTTAGCTCTTTGCCAGCCCTAAATTCCACAGCCAGCTCCATCTTCACAGCTGTATTTTGTGAAGCTGGTTATCCTTGGAGGATTCTGCCAATCTGTAGCAGAATGTAGCTCATACTGGCAAATGCTTCCACTTCTGCTTGTGTTTGCTGGAAGCTGACGTACTGTCAGCATGCCGTGCTTTGGTAACATGCTTTCTGTCAAAACAGGCGTTTTCAGAATTTTTGACTGCTAAAGCAGTGGAATTGAATTCTGTCTAAAGAGTGGTCTGGGAGTAGGAAGTTCTATATCCTAGTCCTCATTTGCCTTTATTTCCCCTGTGAGACTTAACTAATCATTACAgtgctgctctcctttctcatACCTGTCTGGCATTAGGAAAACATTGCTATGTACACAGTGCTTATTCCAGAGAGGGGTTGGTCTTGGCCAGACTTTTATACATTGCTTTGTACTTAAAATTAATGCCCTTTGCCACTCTATACAAGTGACAGAGATCTCTCCCTTAAATGTCTTTATTTGGatacttcatttttactgtAGTAACACTTTCTTCCTGCTTGCAGCTTCACATTCCTTAGGAAAGTAACATCTGTGGTCTTACTATTTGGAGTAAGCTGAAGAATTCAAGTTGTGGAAGTAAGAGCTATGCAGTAAGAGTATACAAAAGGCACTAAGGCAGAAACAAAGGTACTGATGTCTGTGCACAGTGTTTGTGACAAAGTGGCAACACAAAAGTTGGTTGCACAGCCATTAGCTGTGGGGACTACCACTGCAGGGGGAGTGgtgaaaaagactgaaatgagTCAGGGGGCTGGTTGTTTAGCAGCAGGGTGAATGTCTGTAAATGCATGGGATGTTGGGCTGTCTGAAAACATTGCTGACTTACTGACTGCATAGTGCTTGCTGGTATGGAGTGTGAgactcctgggctgcataaatAACACTTCAGCAGTAGTGATGACAGAGCAAGAGTGGCTTAAGGACATCTGCAAACAGATTTGTAGGTAGAGGTAATTGCTTTTGTTAAACTAATACAGCGGTAAAAATAGACAACCTTTAAGGTGTACAGCTTTGATATTTGAAACGGAAGCAGCAAGCCTCAAACCAAAATACAACTTCAGAACCATTGCTCTGTCTGCAATAAGGTAGTCCTGATGGAGGAACAGATGCTTTTGATGACTGGGCAGTGCTACAAAACAGGGGATTGTTCTGATACCCGTTCAAGGGCCTGCTGCTATTTCCTCTGTGTTAGATCAAAGACAGGCCAGCAACATCCTGATCCTTGCAGCGCTTGCTA from Gavia stellata isolate bGavSte3 chromosome 8, bGavSte3.hap2, whole genome shotgun sequence includes the following:
- the DBI gene encoding acyl-CoA-binding protein — its product is MSEAAFQKAAEEVKQLKSQPTDQEMLDVYSHYKQATVGDVNTDRPGMLDFKGKAKWDAWNALKGMSKEDAMKAYVAKVEELKGKYGI